One genomic region from Pempheris klunzingeri isolate RE-2024b chromosome 4, fPemKlu1.hap1, whole genome shotgun sequence encodes:
- the brwd1 gene encoding bromodomain and WD repeat-containing protein 3: MAKNRNISLLESELYYLISRFLTTGPCRRAAEVLASELEEYQLLPGRLDWLGNEHPRTYEDVVAANRHVAPDHLLRICKQIGPILDKEVPSCVPGVHSLLGSGKQSMLRTTKDCDNVQCKASSYAALHRGRPPERPLNCKKPPHLVKVHRGRELTGAHRFSSINPVSNYEHMRLHRRILGHLSAVYCIAFDRTGLRIFTGSDDCLVKIWSSFDGRLHSTLRGHSAEITDLAVNYENTLIAAGSCDKTIRVWCLRTCAPVAVLQGHSGSITSLQFSPFAKGSKRYMLSTGTDATVCFWQWDANNINFSDRPHKFTERPRPGVQTVCSSFSPGGMFLATGSTDDVIRIYYLGSGSPEKTSELHEHTDKVDSIQFCHSGERFVSGSRDGTARIWKLHQRQQWRCILLNMSATLPGAEPMSEEESYFKPKVTMVAWDRHDNTVITAVNNHLLKVWNSYTGQLLHILKGHEAEVFVLEPHPFDPRIILSAGHDGNVFIWDLLRGTNTQHYFNMIEGQGHGAVFDCKFTPDGQRFACTDSHGHLLIFGFGSSKPYEKLPDQVFFHTDYRPLIRDSNGFVLDEQTQQAPHLMPPPFLVDVDGNPHPPRYQRLVPGRENIAAEHLVPQLGYVATSDGEVVEQVISQQTAEHEEVAIRRSSLLDEAIRHLQEQQDRQNQSTTEATAGAGAGPDGQAEAQGPALAPAPSTPRRVSVNDRADVQSPPNVGLRRSGQVEGVRQMHQNAPRSQMATERDLQAWRRRVVVPELAPSYYRDQEDIRTSKGDEEVALYNTKKRRIIYSSCRDDSDDEPSTAKRAHSRSDTLEYIDLSCEEGEETASSEDNELDGSELDSSNDEEEWNSDSSSHTSSEYSDWTADAGINLQPSTPLSSRKRVQRRLSTSEEEEEENEEEEEKQQQSDEEEKPGKKSKEKTKKAKNKSPRRPKARPSINREVSNEFRPSPWITDVIPRKSPFVPQMGDEVIYFRQGHEAYVEAVSRSELYPMNLDKQPWKKMELRDQEFVKITGIKYEVCPPTLCCLKLTLIDHGTGKITDKSFSVKYHDMPDVIDFLVLRQSYDEALRRNWQPNDRFRSVIDDAWWFGTIVCQEPYQSEYPDSLFQCFKVRWDNGETEKLSPWDVEPIPDDAEQPETEGGGIPVTADEMSELMYKPLPGEWGERSRDDECERIIAGINQLITVEIAAPFSGPVDLVQYPTYCTVIAYPTDLGTIRLRLLNRFYRRLSALIWDARYIAHNARTFNEPRSKIAHSAKIITNVLQRFVNNPSCTDIMEIYNAVEEMDDDDEEEDTEAPGTSAGHRLRQRSVEVLPDRDSWKEQCRKLLDYIFECEDSEPFRQPVDPQNYPDYHDIIDTPMDFGTVRRTLGEDRYENPVELCKDTRLIFANAKAYTPNKRSKIYSMTLRLSAFFEEQIRTITSEYKTAIKSSDRLRRSQRFRKKMQQQDQPSATTSHKRAAVNTQEKVESTSLSKSTSAKVSVPERARRSRSSSSGHSSSEDDSASKAASSTPESDSESELSESEEEKRPGSSRHHQLRKKARVTRSKRAKQRKKVAESDSDDDDEEEEEFDSEGEDGEDGEMSSQASGRRYPSRSKNSRSTRLTRNSAGTDRKRTEGRAEVNGHGSRSSRRERRHHRSSNRATSQGSEEEEITVRRSLKRKTARAAVNKIKLLEASDEDYEEEEKPRRSSSRLQHAVRAGKRTAVIQSSSESDEESSTRASLETKESGGESKDEGDGNDSDASSSSRNQQNGDTRSNKRRTSRQAAKAKGNDNLSHVNGHSAKHRKSDSNSGQEEAGEESSGEAEEEVKSQKPSRSTATTPARKKRITSEEEEEEEEVEDTERKTTRHKPPVSSDEEDKDHKSQKHPHQNGRNVEEAIHRDSKKKSKVSQSKSQDKQKSASTNKLDGAESEELRDSPKRSSPRKKRMKKDGREAESNHSSEEFKFETKSKRQTRNKNKSKRPHGDTSASESSEQEYKPKRKSRRKHSTGSSDEGSDNSDNTSHRRRGLRALPKKKYISDNSLSEEDSASARQGKQRNGNKTATASREDRNDGREPNKASPNEARNPPSTKRKRIYTSDSEDAEEGGEKKPVSRNNKHGRSGSSKRPKRKSKQEDGNSNDEDTSSQSDSSEEEDVGRSRSGKKSARRPKHKRKESYSSSNHSSESESEQSSSASENSFASSGSHSSPKRRSHRRSERTASRQLRQRHRRSASEEEEEEDSDESYSKPRRKTRVNTRNRGKRTVNYQDSE; the protein is encoded by the exons ATGGCCAAAAATCGGAACATTTCGCTCCTTGAGTCGG AGCTCTATTACTTGATTTCTCGTTTTCTAACAACGGGTCCATGTCGGAGAGCGGCTGAG GTCCTGGCGAGTGAACTAGAGGAATATCAG CTCTTACCCGGGAGATTGGACTGGCTGGGAAACGAGCACCCGAGAACATATGAAGATGTG GTTGCTGCCAATAGACATGTTGCACCAGACCATTTGCTACGAATATGTAAGCAGATTGGACCAATTCTTGACAAAGAGGTGCCATCATGTGTCCCAGGTGTACACTCTCTCCTGGGCTCTGGAAAGCAGTCAATGCTTAGGACTACAAAAG actGCGACAATGTGCAGTGTAAAGCTTCGTCATATGCAGCCCTTCACCGGGGCCGACCACCAGAGAGGCCTTTGAACTGCAAGAAACCTCCACACTTAG TGAAGGTGCATCGAGGGAGAGAGCTGACGGGAGCGCATCGCTTCAGCTCCATCAACCCCGTCAGCAACTATGAGCACATGCGGCTGCACAGGCGGATCCTGGGGCATCTGTCTGCAGTGTACTGTATCGCTTTTGATCGCACCGGTCTCAGGATCTTCACA GGCTCGGATGACTGTTTGGTGAAGATTTGGTCTTCGTTTGACGGAAGGCTTCATTCAACATTGCGGGGTCACTCTGCAGAGATCACAGACTTGGCGGTTAAttatgaaaacacattaattgCCGCAGGAAGCTGTGACAAGACCATCCGTGTATGGTGCCTTCGTACCTGTGCCCCCGTGGCTGTGCTGCAGGGGCACAGTGGATCCATTACCTCCCTACAG TTCTCACCGTTTGCCAAGGGCTCAAAACGTTACATGCTGTCCACTGGAACTGATGCTACTGTCTGTTTCTGGCAGTGGGACGCCAACAACATCAACTTTAG tGATCGGCCACACAAATTCACGGAGCGACCGAGGCCAGGAGTTCAGACTGTGTGCTCCTCATTCAGTCCAG gTGGGATGTTCCTAGCAACAGGAAGTACTGATGATGTCATCCGAATATATTACTTGGGCAGCGGGAGTCCAGAAAAGACATCAGAGCTCCACGAGCACACG GACAAAGTTGATAGCATCCAGTTTTGCCACTCAGGTGAAAG GTTTGTGAGTGGAAGTCGAGATGGGACAGCGCGGATCTGGAAGCTCCATCAGCGGCAGCAGTGGAGGTGCATCTTGCTCAACATGTCTGCCACTCTACCAGG tgCTGAGCCAATGAGTGAAGAGGAAAGCTACTTCAAACCCAAAGTCACCATGGTAGCGTGGGATCGCCATGATAATACAGTCATCACGGCTGTTAACAACCATCTCCTCAAAGTGTGGAACTCCTACACAGGACAGCTGCTACATATCCTTAAA GGCCATGAGGCTGAGGTTTTTGTCCTGGAGCCACACCCCTTTGACCCCAGGATCATCCTGTCTGCCGGGCATGATGGGAACGTCTTCATCTGGGATCTGCTGCgagggacaaacacacagcactacTTCAACATG ATTGAGGGCCAGGGTCATGGAGCTGTCTTCGACTGCAAATTCACCCCCGATGGCCAGCGTTTTGCCTGCACAGACTCCCATGGCCATCTGCTCATCTTTGGCTTCGGCAGTTCTAAACCATATGAGAAG CTTCCAGACCAAGTGTTCTTCCACACTGACTATCGACCGCTCATCCGGGACTCAAACGGTTTTGTGCTGGATGAACAAACCCAGCAGGCACCACATCTCATGCCCCCACCCTTCCTGGTGGACGTGGATGGAAACCCCCATCCACCAAG ATACCAGCGTCTTGTCCCAGGGAGGGAGAACATTGCTGCCGAACACCTCGTTCCTCAGCTGGGATACGTAGCCACCA GTGATGGCGAGGTAGTGGAGCAGGTGATCAGCCAACAGACTGCAGAGCACGAGGAGGTTGCTATAAGGCGCAGTAGCCTTCTGGACGAGGCCATCCGACATCTGCAGGAGCAACAGGACCGACAGAACCAGTCTACGACAGAGGCAACAGCGGGGGCTGGAGCAGGACCAGATGGGCAGGCTGAGGCACAGGGTCCTGCCTTGGCACCAGCTCCAAGCACACCACGCAGAG TATCTGTGAACGATCGAGCAGATGTGCAGTCGCCCCCTAATGTGGGGCTGCGCCGCAGCGGTCAGGTGGAGGGTGTCCGGCAGATGCATCAGAATGCCCCTCGCAGCCAGATggccacagagagagacctgcagGCCTGGAGACGCCGGGTGGTGGTGCCTGAACTGGCACCCAGCTACTACAG GGACCAGGAGGACATCCGAACATCCAAAGGAGATGAGGAGGTGGCTCTGTACAACACAAAGAAGAGACGCATAATCTACAGCAGCTGTCGA gatgattcagaTGATGAGCCTTCCACTGCGAAGCGAGCACACAGCCGCAGTGACACGCTGGAGTACATCGACCTGTCATGcgaagagggagaagagaccGCAAGCTCAGAG GACAATGAATTGGATGGCAGTGAACTGGATTCCTCTAATGATGAGGAAGAGTGGAATAGTGACAGCTCCAG CCACACATCCAGCGAGTACTCAGACTGGACTGCAGACGCTGGCATAAACCTGCAGCCCTCCACTCCCTTGTCATCACGGAAACGAGTGCAGCGCAGACTCAGCACCtccgaagaggaggaggaagagaatgaggaggaggaggagaagcagcagcagagtgacgAGGAGGAAAAACCTGGGaagaagagcaaagagaagaCCAAGAAAGCGAAGAACAAGTCACCCAGG CGTCCAAAGGCCAGACCATCTATCAACAGAGAGGTGTCTAATGAGTTCAGACCCTCACCATGGATCACTGATGTCATTCCGAGGAAGTCTCCCTTTGTTCCACAAATGGGCGATGAG gtgATCTACTTTCGGCAGGGACACGAGGCCTACGTGGAGGCGGTCAGCCGAAGTGAACTGTATCCCATGAACTTAGACAAGCAGCCCTGGAAGAAAATGGAGCTGCGG GACCAAGAGTTTGTGAAGATCACTGGGATCAAATATGAAGTCTGCCCCCCAACACTGTGCTGTCTGAAGCTGACTCTTATCGACCACGGCACCGGCAAAATCACAGACAAGTCGTTTTCTGTCAA GTATCATGACATGCCAGATGTGATAGATTTCCTCGTGTTGAGGCAAAGTTATGACGAGGCGCTTCGTAGAAACTGGCAACCGA ACGACAGGTTCCGCTCGGTGATTGACGATGCCTGGTGGTTTGGGACCATCGTCTGCCAGGAGCCCTACCAGTCAGAGTACCCTGACAGTCTCTTCCAGTGCTTCAAAGTCAg ATGGGACAACGGGGAAACCGAGAAACTGAGTCCTTGGGATGTGGAACCTATTCCAGATGACG CCGAGCAgccagagacagaaggaggtgGTATCCCTGTGACAGCAGATGAGATGAGCGAGCTGATGTACAAGCCTCTGCCAGGGGAGTGGGGGGAGAGGAGCCGGGACGACGAGTGCGAACGCATCATTGCAGGCATCAACCAGCTCATCACCGTTG AGATTGCAGCTCCTTTCTCCGGCCCTGTGGACTTAGTCCAGTATCCCACCTACTGTACTGTGATCGCCTATCCCACTGACCTGGGTACCATCAGACTGCGACTCCTGAACAGATTCTACAG GCGCCTCTCTGCATTGATTTGGGATGCCAGGTATATTGCACATAACGCCCGCACTTTCAATGAGCCAAGGAGCAAGATTGCCCACTCTGCAAAAATCATCACAAACGTCCTCCAGAGATTTGTTAA TAATCCAAGCTGCACAGATATCATGGAGATTTACAATGCTGTTGAAGAAATGGATGATGACGACGAG GAAGAGGATACAGAAGCTCCAGGAACATCCGCTGGACACCGACTACGTCAG CGCTCTGTAGAGGTGCTGCCTGACAGAGACTCCTGGAAGGAACAATGCAGGAAGCTGCTCGACTACATATTTGAGTGTGAGGACTCCGAACCGTTCAGACAGCCCGTGGATCCTCAGAACTATCCA GACTATCATGACATCATTGATACGCCAATGGACTTTGGCACAGTGAGGAGGACCCTGGGGGAAGACCGCTATGAAAACCCTGTAGAGCTGTGCAAAGACACCCGGCTAATTTTTGCCAACGCTAAAGCCTACACACCCAATAAGCGCTCCAAG aTTTACAGCATGACTCTGCGCCTCTCTGCCTTCTTCGAGGAGCAAATCAGAACAATCACATCTGAGTACAAAACCGCCATCAAGAGCAGCGATCGGCTCCGCCGCAGTCAGAGGTTCCGCAAGaaaatgcagcagcaggatCAGCCCTCAGCCACAACGAG tcaTAAGAGAGCTGCTGTAAACACTCAGGAAAAAGTGGAGTCGACGTCACTATCAAAATCTACCTCAGCCAAAGTGTCTGTTCCTGAGAGAGCCAGGAGGAGTCGAAGCAGCAGCTCAGGTCACAGCTCCTCGGAGGACGACTCCGCCTCCAAAGCTGCTTCATCAACTCCAG AGTCTGACAGTGAGAGCGAGCTGAGTGAGTCGGAGGAGGAGAAGCGTCCAGGTTCCTCAAGACACCATCAactcagaaagaaagcaagagtTACAAGAAGCAAGCGTGCcaagcagaggaaaaaag TTGCAGAGAGCGACAGCGATGACGACgacgaagaagaggaggaattTGACAGTGAAGGCGAagatggagaggatggagagatgtCCTCCCAGGCTTCAGGTCGTCGCTACCCCAGCAGGAGCAAAAACAGCAGGAGCACGAGGCTGACTAGGAACAGTGCTGGCACAGACAGGAAGCGTACAG AGGGCAGAGCAGAGGTGAACGGTCACGGCAGCAGGTCGTCTCGCAGGGAGAGGCGTCACCACCGGAGCTCTAACAGAGCCACGTCCCAGGGCTCGGAAGAGGAGGAAATCACGGTGCGCAGGTCACTCAAGAGAAAGACGGCAAGGGCAGCCGTGAATAAGATCAAACTCCTCGAAGCATCAGACGAAGActacgaggaggaggagaagccaAGAAGGAGCAGCAGCCGCCTCCAGCACGCAGTCCGGGCCGGCAAACGCACAGCGGTGATCCAGAGCAGCTCCGAATCTGACGAAGAGTCATCAACACGAG CTTCTCTGGAAACAAAGGAATCCGGTGGTGAATCCAAGGATGAGGGTGATGGCAATGACAGCGATGCTTCGTCCTCCTCCCGCAATCAGCAGAACGGAGACACGAGGTCCAACAAACGGAGGACCTCAAGGCAGGCGGCTAAGGCCAAGGGAAACG ATAATTTGTCCCACGTGAACGGACACAGTGCAAAACATCGCAAATCTGACAGCAACTCTGGgcaagaggaagctggagaggagagttctggagaagctgaggaggaggtCAAATCTCAGAAACCCTCTAGAAGCACAGCAACCACTCCAGCCAGGAAAAAGAGGATCAcaagtgaggaggaagaggaagaggaggaggtagaggacACTGAACGCAAGACCACACGACACAAACCTCCTGTAAGCTCAGATGAAGAGGACAAAGACCACAAGTCCCAGAAACACCCACACCAAAATGGAAGGAACGTGGAGGAAGCCATCCACAGAGACTCTAAGAAAAAGAGTAAAGTTTCACAGTCAAAAAGCCAAGATAAACAAAAATCTGCCTCAACTAATAAACTGGACGGTGCAGAGTCAGAGGAGCTGCGTGATTCTCCAAAGAGATCCAGCCCACgcaagaaaagaatgaaaaaagatgGACGCGAAGCAGAAAGCAATCACTCCAGTGAGGAATTCAAGTTTGAAACCAAGTCAAAGAGGcagacaagaaacaagaatAAATCTAAGCGCCCTCATGGAGACACCTCTGCTTCAGAGAGCTCTGAGCAGGAATACAAACCCAAAAGGAAGTCGAGGAGGAAACACTCCACCGGCTCGTCAGACGAAGGCTCGGATAATTCTGACAACACGTCACACAGGCGGCGGGGCCTCAGAGCCCTAccaaaaaagaaatacatcagCGACAACTCTCTTTCTGAGGAAGACTCTGCTTCCGCGAGGCAGGGTAAACAGAGAAACGGTAACAAGACAGCCACAGCGTCTAGGGAAGACAGGAATGACGGGAGAGAGCCTAACAAAGCCTCCCCCAACGAAGCCAGGAATCCGCCGTCTACCAAGAGAAAACGTATTTACACCTCAGACTCTGAAGACGCGGAGGAGGGTGGAGAGAAGAAGCCGGTGTCCAGGAACAATAAACACGGCCGATCAGGCTCCTCAAAGCGTCCCAAAAGGAAATCCAAACAAGAGGATGGTAACAGCAACGACGAAGACACCTCTTCCCAATCCGATTCTAGCGAGGAGGAAGATGTTGGCCGCTCAAGGAGCGGGAAGAAGAGCGCGAGGCGGCCAAAACACAAACGGAAGGaaagctacagcagcagcaatcaCAGTTCCGAATCGGAAAGCGAGCAGTCGTCTTCAGCCTCTGAAAACTCGTTTGCCAGCTCAGGGTCCCACAGCAGTCCAAAGAGGAGAAGCCACAGACGGTCTGAAAGGACCGCCAGCCGCCAGCTCAGGCAGCGCCACAGACGCTCTGCctcggaggaggaagaggaggaggacagtgacGAGTCGTACAGCAAACCGCGGCGGAAGACACGCGTGAACACCCGCAACCGGGGGAAGCGGACGGTGAACTATCAGGACAGCGAATGA